Proteins encoded within one genomic window of Sminthopsis crassicaudata isolate SCR6 chromosome X, ASM4859323v1, whole genome shotgun sequence:
- the NLGN3 gene encoding LOW QUALITY PROTEIN: neuroligin-3 (The sequence of the model RefSeq protein was modified relative to this genomic sequence to represent the inferred CDS: substituted 1 base at 1 genomic stop codon), whose product MWLRLCPLLPPPSPDPSAGRSLCLALWILSLVLRAGAQAPAPTVNTHFGKLRGSRVPLPSEILGPVDQYLGVPYAAPPIGEKRFLPPEPPPSWSGIRNATHFPPVCPQNIHTAVPEVMLPVWFTANLDIVATYIQEPNEDCLYLNVYVPTEDVKRISKECARKPNKKICRKGGSGAKKQGEDLADNEGDEDEDIRDSGAKPVMVYIHGGSYMEGTGNMIDGSVLASYGNVIVITLNYRVGVLGFLSTGDQAAKGNYGLLDQIQALRWVSENIAFFGGDPRRITVFGSGIGASCVSLLTLSHHSEGLFQRAIIQSGSALSSWAVNYQPVKYTSLLADKVGCNVLDTVDMVDCLRQKSAKELVEQDIQPARYHVAFGPVIDGDVIPDDPEILMEQGEFLNYDIMLGVNQGEGLKFVEAVVDPEDGVSGTDFDYSVSNFVDNLYGYPEGKDTLRETIKFMYTDWADRDNPETRRKTLVALFTDHQWVEPSVVTADLHARYGSPTYFYAFYHHCQSLMKPAWSDAAHGDEVPYVFGIPMVGPTDLFPCNFSKNDVMLSAVVMTYWDQLCXDPGEELSGDPNKPVPQDTKFIHTKANRFEEVAWSKYNPRDQLYLHIGLKPRVRDHYRATKVAFWKHLVPHLYNLHDMFHYTSTTTKVPPPDTTHSSHITRRPNGKAWSTKRPAISPAYSNENAQGAWNGDQDAGPLLVENPRDYSTELSVTIAVGASLLFLNVLAFAALYYRKDKRRQEPLRQPSPQRGPGGPGEMGAAPEEELAALQLGPSHHECEGPPSHDPLRLSALPDYTLTLRRSPDDIPLMTPNTITMIPNSLVGLQTLHPYNTFASGFNSTGLPHSHSTTRV is encoded by the exons ATGTGGCTACGCCTTTGTCCACTCTTGCCGCCCCCGAGCCCCGACCCCTCAGCCGGCCGGAGCCTGTGCCTTGCTCTGTGGATCCTCAGCTTGGTGCTGAGGGCCGGCGCCCAGGCCCCAGCGCCCACGGTTAATACCCACTTTGGGAAGCTGAGGGGTTCCCGGGTGCCCCTGCCCAGTGAAATCCTGGGACCCGTTGACCAGTACCTGGGGGTGCCCTACGCAGCCCCCCCGATTGGCGAGAAACGCTTCCTGCCCCCCGAGCCGCCCCCATCTTGGTCAGGCATCCGGAATGCCACGCACTTTCCCCCAGTGTGCCCTCAGAACATTCACACAGCTGTGCCTGAGGTCATGTTGCCCGTGTGGTTTACTGCCAATCTCGACATCGTGGCCACCTACATCCAGGAACCCAATGAGGATTGCCTCTATCTGAACGTCTATGTGCCCACCGAGGATG tAAAGCGGATTTCCAAGGAATGCGCCCGAAAACCCAACAAGAAAATTTGTAGGAAAGGAG GATCCGGTGCTAAGAAACAGGGCGAGGACTTAGCGGATAATGAAGGGGACGAAGACGAAG ACATCCGGGACAGTGGGGCCAAGCCGGTCATGGTCTATATCCACGGGGGCTCCTACATGGAGGGCACGGGCAACATGATCGATGGCAGCGTCCTCGCCAGCTACGGCAACGTGATCGTCATCACCCTCAACTACCGGGTTGGAGTGCTAG GTTTCCTGAGCACCGGGGACCAGGCTGCCAAGGGAAACTATGGGCTCCTGGACCAGATTCAGGCCCTCCGCTGGGTGAGTGAGAACATCGCCTTCTTTGGCGGAGACCCTCGTCGCATCACTGTGTTTGGTTCCGGCATTGGGGCCTCCTGTGTCAGCCTCCTGACGCTGTCCCATCACTCTGAGG GGCTCTTCCAGAGGGCCATCATTCAAAGCGGTTCGGCCCTCTCCAGCTGGGCGGTCAACTACCAGCCGGTCAAGTACACCAGCCTGCTGGCGGACAAGGTGGGGTGCAACGTGCTGGACACCGTGGACATGGTGGATTGCCTACGCCAGAAGAGTGCCAAAGAGTTGGTGGAACAGGACATCCAGCCAGCTCGCTACCACGTGGCCTTCGGTCCTGTGATCGATGGGGACGTGATCCCCGATGACCCCGAGATCCTTATGGAGCAGGGCGAGTTCCTCAACTATGACATCATGCTGGGCGTCAACCAGGGGGAGGGACTCAAGTTCGTGGAGGCCGTGGTGGACCCCGAGGATGGGGTCTCGGGCACCGACTTCGACTACTCCGTCTCCAACTTTGTGGACAACCTGTACGGCTACCCGGAGGGCAAGGACACCCTTCGGGAGACCATCAAATTCATGTACACAGACTGGGCAGACCGGGACAACCCTGAGACCCGCCGCAAAACCCTGGTGGCCCTTTTCACTGACCACCAGTGGGTCGAGCCCTCCGTGGTGACGGCCGACCTGCATGCCCGCTACGGCTCGCCCACCTATTTCTACGCCTTCTACCACCACTGCCAGAGCCTCATGAAGCCAGCTTGGTCTGATGCGGCCCACGGGGATGAGGTGCCCTACGTCTTCGGCATCCCCATGGTGGGCCCCACGGACCTCTTCCCCTGCAACTTCTCCAAGAACGATGTCATGCTCAGTGCCGTCGTCATGACCTACTGGGACCAACTTTGCTAAGACCCGGGTGAGGAGCTGTCCGG GGACCCCAACAAGCCCGTCCCCCAGGACACCAAATTCATCCACACCAAGGCCAACCGCTTCGAGGAGGTGGCCTGGTCCAAGTATAACCCCCGGGACCAGCTGTACCTTCACATCGGGCTGAAACCCCGGGTCCGTGACCACTACCGCGCCACCAAGGTGGCCTTCTGGAAGCACCTGGTGCCCCACCTGTACAACCTGCACGATATGTTCCACTACACGTCCACCACCACCAAAGTGCCGCCCCCAGACACCACCCACAGCTCCCACATCACCCGGCGTCCAAATGGCAAGGCCTGGAGCACCAAGCGGCCCGCCATCTCCCCGGCCTACAGCAACGAGAACGCCCAGGGCGCCTGGAACGGAGACCAGGACGCGGGGCCGCTTCTGGTGGAGAACCCTCGGGACTACTCCACCGAGCTGAGCGTCACCATCGCTGTGGGggcctccctcctcttcctcaacGTGCTGGCTTTTGCCGCCCTCTACTACCGCAAGGACAAGAGGCGGCAGGAGCCCCTGCGGCAGCCCAGTCCCCAGCGGGGTCCCGGGGGTCCCGGGGAGATGGGAGCGGCCCCCGAGGAGGAGCTCGCAGCCCTCCAGTTAGGCCCCTCGCACCACGAGTGCGAGGGCCCACCCAGCCACGACCCACTCCGCCTCAGTGCCCTCCCTGACTATACCCTGACACTGCGACGCTCCCCCGACGACATCCCCCTCATGACTCCCAACACCATCACCATGATCCCCAACTCCTTGGTGGGGTTGCAGACGCTGCACCCCTATAACACCTTCGCTTCTGGCTTCAACAGCACCGGGTTGCCCCACTCACACTCCACCACTCGGGTATAG